A single region of the Arthrobacter sp. V1I7 genome encodes:
- the prfB gene encoding peptide chain release factor 2, with protein MANIDFPAEIRALRATYASIENVSNVEALKEDIAELSERAGEPNLWDDPAAAQVITSRLSHRQSELARLDSLVSRIDDLEVLVELGQDEDDAASMGEAAAELESIRKALKDLEVVTLLSGEFDVREAVVTIRAGAGGVDAADFAEMLMRMYLRWAERHGYPTTIMDTSYAEEAGLKSATFEVKAPYAYGTLSVEAGTHRLVRISPFDNQGRRQTSFAAVEVIPLIEQTDSIDIPDNEIRVDVFRSSGPGGQSVNTTDSAVRLTHIPTGTVVSMQNEKSQLQNRAAALRVLQSRLLLLKKEQEDAEKKAFAGDVKASWGDQMRSYVLNPYQMVKDLRTEHEVGNTSAVFDGEIDDFIDAGIRWRTDNRNAEK; from the coding sequence ATGGCTAACATCGATTTTCCCGCAGAAATCCGCGCGCTGCGCGCCACCTACGCCTCCATTGAAAACGTTTCGAATGTCGAGGCGCTGAAGGAAGACATCGCGGAGCTGAGCGAACGCGCGGGCGAGCCCAACCTCTGGGACGACCCCGCCGCCGCCCAGGTGATCACCTCCCGGCTCTCGCACCGCCAGTCCGAACTGGCGCGCCTGGATTCGCTCGTCTCCCGGATCGATGACCTCGAGGTCCTGGTCGAGCTGGGCCAGGACGAGGACGACGCCGCCTCCATGGGCGAGGCTGCCGCGGAGCTGGAATCGATCCGGAAAGCCCTGAAGGACCTCGAAGTGGTCACCCTGCTCTCCGGCGAATTCGATGTCCGCGAAGCCGTGGTCACCATCCGCGCCGGCGCCGGCGGCGTGGACGCCGCCGACTTCGCCGAGATGCTGATGCGGATGTACCTGCGCTGGGCCGAACGCCACGGCTACCCGACCACCATCATGGACACCTCCTACGCCGAAGAGGCCGGGCTGAAATCCGCGACCTTCGAGGTCAAGGCGCCCTACGCCTACGGCACCCTGAGCGTCGAGGCCGGCACCCACCGCCTGGTCCGGATCAGCCCCTTCGACAACCAGGGCCGCCGCCAGACGTCCTTCGCCGCCGTCGAGGTGATCCCGCTGATCGAACAGACCGACTCCATCGACATCCCGGACAACGAAATCCGCGTCGATGTGTTCCGCTCCTCCGGCCCGGGCGGCCAGTCCGTCAACACCACCGACTCCGCCGTGCGCCTGACCCACATCCCCACCGGCACGGTGGTGTCCATGCAGAACGAGAAGTCCCAGCTGCAGAACCGTGCGGCGGCCCTGCGGGTGCTGCAGTCCCGCCTCCTGCTGCTCAAGAAGGAGCAGGAGGACGCCGAAAAGAAGGCGTTCGCCGGCGACGTGAAAGCCTCCTGGGGCGACCAGATGCGCTCCTACGTGCTCAACCCCTACCAGATGGTCAAGGACCTCCGCACCGAACATGAGGTGGGCAATACCTCCGCCGTGTTCGACGGCGAGATCGACGACTTCATCGACGCGGGCATCCGCTGGCGGACCGACAACCGGAACGCCGAGAAGTAG
- the ftsE gene encoding cell division ATP-binding protein FtsE, with protein sequence MIRFENVTKVYDQKARPALDSINLEIDRGEFAFLVGASGSGKSTFLRLVLKEDRASAGAVYVAGQNVAKISSWRVPRLRRGIGVVFQDFRLLPQKTVFANVAFAMQVIGKSRSVIRDTVPEVLKTVGLEGKENRLPHELSGGEQQRVAIARAVVNRPGILLADEPTGNLDPTTSMGIMGVLDKINQNGTTVVMATHDDDIVNEMRKRVVELENGVVIRDEARALYTSMVPVVGQSRRLRDASGRDPEPVTGSVASSRSGARAEARAAGEGQL encoded by the coding sequence ATGATCCGATTCGAAAATGTCACCAAGGTCTATGACCAGAAGGCGCGTCCCGCGCTGGATTCGATCAACCTTGAGATCGACCGCGGCGAATTCGCCTTCCTGGTCGGAGCCTCGGGTTCCGGCAAGTCGACCTTCCTCCGGCTGGTCCTCAAGGAGGACCGCGCCTCCGCCGGCGCCGTCTACGTGGCCGGCCAGAACGTGGCGAAGATTTCCAGCTGGCGCGTGCCGCGGCTCCGCCGCGGGATCGGCGTCGTGTTCCAGGACTTCCGGCTGCTGCCGCAAAAGACCGTGTTCGCCAATGTCGCCTTCGCCATGCAGGTCATCGGCAAGAGCCGCAGCGTCATCCGCGACACCGTGCCCGAGGTCCTGAAGACCGTCGGCCTGGAGGGCAAGGAGAACCGCCTGCCGCACGAACTCTCCGGCGGCGAGCAGCAGCGCGTGGCAATCGCGCGCGCCGTCGTCAACCGCCCCGGAATCCTGCTGGCCGATGAGCCCACCGGAAACCTGGACCCCACCACCTCCATGGGCATCATGGGCGTGCTGGACAAGATCAACCAGAACGGCACCACCGTGGTGATGGCCACGCACGACGACGACATCGTCAACGAAATGCGCAAACGCGTCGTCGAGCTGGAGAACGGCGTCGTGATCCGTGACGAGGCCAGGGCCCTCTATACCTCGATGGTCCCGGTCGTGGGACAGTCGCGCCGGCTCCGGGACGCCAGCGGCCGGGACCCCGAACCGGTGACGGGCTCCGTCGCCTCCAGCCGCAGCGGCGCCCGCGCCGAAGCCCGTGCCGCAGGGGAGGGCCAGCTGTGA
- the ftsX gene encoding permease-like cell division protein FtsX: MRLAFILGEIGSGLRRNLSMVVSVILVTFVSLTFVGAAGMLQLQINQMKGYWYDKVQVAIFLCSDGSTAAGCATGPVTPEQQENLRALLESPAVAQYVNDFQFESKDDAYKHFKEQFSNSPIVDSVTPDQLPASFRINMKDPEKYQIISETFSSQAGVETVIDQRQLLERLFSAMNAASLVAVSIAGVMIVCAILLIATTIRLSAFSRRRETGIMRLVGASKMVIQLPFILEGVIAAVIGAALASATLWAVAQFFLGDYLSQQYPDTAFISPGQTLILAPALIGTGVLLAGISSLITLRRYLRV; this comes from the coding sequence GTGAGGCTCGCGTTCATCCTCGGCGAGATCGGCAGCGGCCTGCGCCGCAACCTGTCCATGGTGGTCTCCGTCATCCTCGTGACCTTCGTGTCGCTGACCTTCGTCGGCGCCGCCGGCATGCTGCAGCTGCAGATCAACCAGATGAAGGGCTACTGGTACGACAAGGTCCAGGTGGCGATCTTCCTCTGCAGTGACGGCTCGACGGCGGCCGGCTGCGCGACCGGCCCGGTCACCCCGGAGCAGCAGGAGAACCTGCGCGCCCTGCTGGAATCGCCCGCGGTGGCCCAGTACGTCAACGACTTCCAGTTCGAGTCCAAGGACGACGCCTACAAGCATTTCAAGGAACAGTTCTCCAATTCCCCGATCGTCGATTCCGTGACGCCGGACCAGCTGCCGGCGTCGTTCCGGATCAACATGAAGGACCCGGAGAAGTACCAGATCATCAGCGAGACCTTCTCCTCGCAGGCCGGCGTGGAGACCGTCATCGACCAGCGCCAGCTGCTGGAACGGCTGTTCTCCGCGATGAACGCCGCCTCCCTCGTGGCGGTCAGCATCGCCGGCGTGATGATCGTCTGCGCGATCCTGCTGATCGCCACCACCATCCGGCTGTCCGCGTTCAGCCGCCGCCGCGAAACCGGCATCATGCGCCTCGTAGGCGCCTCCAAGATGGTGATCCAGCTGCCGTTCATCCTAGAGGGCGTGATCGCGGCCGTGATCGGCGCGGCCCTGGCCTCGGCCACGCTCTGGGCGGTGGCGCAGTTCTTCCTCGGCGACTATCTGTCCCAGCAGTACCCGGACACCGCCTTCATCTCACCCGGCCAGACACTGATCCTGGCCCCGGCCCTGATCGGCACGGGCGTCCTCCTGGCCGGTATCTCCTCACTGATCACCCTCCGCCGTTACCTGAGGGTCTAG
- a CDS encoding pilus assembly protein TadG-related protein, with protein sequence MIVLIIGYVLLALLLATVVMAASSVYLEHKKLLSLADGASVAAADSFTLGQLGSSAGTPTAVLDGRRVRSAAVDYLERNGAFTRFNGLAVEPGTGSPDGATAVVTLGVAVHPPVVNFLVPDGIRVEASSTARSRLSR encoded by the coding sequence ATGATCGTGCTCATCATCGGCTACGTCCTGCTCGCCCTGCTCCTCGCGACCGTCGTGATGGCGGCTTCCAGCGTCTATCTCGAACACAAGAAGCTGCTCTCGCTGGCCGACGGAGCCTCGGTGGCCGCGGCAGACAGCTTCACCCTGGGCCAGCTCGGCAGCTCCGCGGGAACGCCCACCGCTGTTCTTGACGGACGAAGGGTCAGGAGCGCCGCCGTCGACTATCTGGAGCGCAACGGTGCCTTCACCCGGTTCAACGGCCTCGCCGTCGAGCCCGGAACGGGGAGCCCGGACGGAGCCACCGCCGTCGTGACCCTGGGCGTTGCGGTCCACCCGCCGGTGGTCAACTTCCTGGTCCCCGACGGCATCCGGGTGGAGGCAAGTTCGACGGCGCGCTCGCGGCTGAGCCGCTAG
- a CDS encoding TadE/TadG family type IV pilus assembly protein: protein MPGERWGCVRRGNVRHKAEERGAAVVDFVLVGGLLTLFFMAIIQLTLVLHVRNTLIDAAASGARYGTLADRSAADAGDRTAQLIGVALSPGFANEVSTTETIYQGIPTLEVTVRAPLPVIGLIGPRETLEVRGHAAIRP from the coding sequence GTGCCCGGCGAACGCTGGGGCTGCGTCCGGCGGGGCAACGTTCGGCACAAAGCCGAGGAACGAGGCGCGGCCGTGGTGGACTTCGTCCTTGTCGGCGGCCTGCTGACGCTGTTCTTTATGGCCATCATCCAGCTCACCCTGGTCCTCCACGTCCGGAACACCCTGATCGACGCGGCGGCCTCCGGCGCCAGATACGGCACGCTCGCGGACCGCAGCGCCGCGGATGCCGGCGACCGGACGGCCCAGCTGATCGGTGTGGCGCTCAGCCCCGGCTTCGCCAACGAGGTGAGCACGACTGAGACCATCTACCAGGGCATCCCTACGCTGGAGGTGACCGTCCGCGCCCCGCTGCCGGTGATCGGCCTGATCGGGCCGCGCGAAACCCTGGAGGTGAGGGGGCATGCCGCCATCCGGCCCTGA